CTAACTTGTTTAAATCAAACGGTTGATCCAAGTCACCGCCGTCCACAGTTCCTAGAAGCACATAGCAAACGCCATATAAGCGAGAAAGGACTAAACTAGATAATAGCACCCTATCTAAGTTAAAAGCCTTACACGCTTCTTTAAGCTTCAATAAATCATTATCTTGAATCCCTTCGTAAAACCAACCCGCTCGGAGCATGTCACTTGCTGGGCGGTTGACGATTCGCTTAGCCAACCAGTGTTGATACACGGCTTCTAATTGCTCATCAGGAATTATCTTCTTAACGAAAGAACCGTGTGATGCCTTGTCACGTTCGGTACCAAGATTTGAGACAAAGTTTGTATACGCCCCTGCATCGCCAATTGCATCGGACTTTTTATCTTCAGCCATAATTTCCTCTAATCAAATACAGTTGGCTTGCTTGCTAATGAATCGTTAATTGCATCAATGGTTGGGTCCCATTGGTCGTCATGGTCATGTGTCCAATCGGCGGTGAGCCCTTCAATTTCTTCAATGTAGTTCAAAAGCCATGGTGCTTCTGATGGCAGCCAGACACGGCGCTCTTCAACGTAGAACACCACATCCATAGTTCGTGTAAGTTTGTCTGTACTTCGCTGAATCGCTCGTATTGGTAAAGTGGTCTGCTTAGATATGGATTGAATTAATCCGGTACCACTCGCCTTATCTTCTACGGCCATATAGCGAAGTTTGCCGATCTTAGTATTGCCATCCTTATGCTTATTAATAAAAGCTTTAGCCTCTTTTAAAAGCTCTGGTGCTTCCCATTTGCCGCGCTTCACGTCAATGATGTAAAGATTATTGTCATATCCAAGACCAGCACATATAAACACAGAATAATCGTTATGCTCTTTTGTCTTTTGCGCCGTATCTGCCCAAATCGCCCGCCACTTAAGAACTGGTAGATCTAGATAACGTGGGAACCATTCCGCCTTAACAAGATCGCCACCTAGCTTTTTAGGGTTTTGCATGTATTGGCTTGCAAATGTATAGCGTGACACTGTGGCGCCGTCTTTATCTTCGCCGCCTTTCTCCAACTGCAGCAATGAAAGTAACGATTCTTTTAATGGCCAATAGCTTTGACGGCCTTTCGCATCTCGCTCAACATTACGTGGAATTTTGCTCTGTATTTTTTCAGGCAACTTACTGATGTACTCATCATCGATAAGCGCGGGAATACTGATCTGTTCCCATACACCAGGCACATTGCCGGTCATCACAAAGTTAGTTGGATCCTCAACGTGCAAACGCTGCATTATCAGAATAATGGGGGTATCAGATTTAGCTTTACGTGAGTTGACCGTGTTTAGAATCTTACGGTTAGCTTTGCGTCTTGCTGTCTGGCTAAATGCATCCTCAGGCTTTAATGGGTCATCAAGAATGATTGCTCCGGTAAAACCTTCATTGGCTAATGTACCGGCACGGCGACCTGTGACCTGCCCGCCCATAGAGGCAGAATAAACATGTCCAGCATCATATCCATCGACTGTAGTTTTCCAACTAGATTTAGCGTCCGTACTGGTAGAGATCTTTACAGGCCATAAACTCTGAAAGTCTTCTGACTTAACAATGTTTCTTGCTGTAGCTGATACATCCTCAACAAGTGACTGTGAGAAAGACAAATACAAAAAGCGTGAACGAGGATTACGCGCTACCCCACGAGAAATAAGGTTTGTAAGTAATTCAGTTTTACCACTACCCGGTGGAACGTTAATAACTAGGTTCTTAACCTTTCCAGCAATTACCTCGTCAATCTTGTCGGCAATATATTCATGATGCCAATTGACCGAAAACTTAAAGCCCATACGTGGCAAGAAAAAGGCACGGGTGAAAAATAAATGTTCTTTCTCACACTTAATCCGCTTAGCTTTGGTTTTAACAGGATCAATATTCGTTCTCGAGTTCATCTATCGCCTGCCTTACCTGCTCATCGGTAGCAGTCACATAGGTAATATTTTCGCTTTGTAATGGACCACCGCCAGCGCCTGTAATTTCAGTTTTATTCGTGTACTTGCCGCCCATGTCCTCAGCAGCTTGTTTAAGAATGCTTAGAGCTGCTACACGGTTTCTACTGTGCTTTTGATATTGGCTTTCATAACGCTGTAAACGCACCGCTAAGTTTGCAATTGGGATTGCCTCAGGCTTACCCAAAAACATTTCGCGAGTCTTTTCAAAATCTTTTCTTAACTCTTCGCTTAGGTTCTCACCTGCCCGTTTAGTTGGGTCGTATTTCTCACACTGCTGTTTAGTAACTTTTATCCCGTATTCTTGGTTGACGAGCTCAGCAGTTTCTGTGGGTGTATTAAATACGGCAAGTGAGCGAACTATAAAGAGTTTTACCTCCTTTTTTAGAGCCGCCATATCCTCAATCCTGTCAACCTACGTCAACCTAAATAGCCAAAAAAAAGAGCCTCAAGGCTCAGGTAATTACACAGTTTCCACAGCATTTAGAAATATCTAAATCAGAAACAAACGGCGGGTTTTTAGCGACTTCAATTAATCGCTTAACCTTTTCATTTGCGCCCCAGCGCTTCACAACACCGATAAACTCTTCCACATCATGCCCAGCTAAATAGTGCTTAGGTAGGCCAGTATGATCACTGTAAATAATCTCACCGTCCGAGTCTCGCTCTACACCAATGTGATATAGCTCATGTTCAAGCAATGCACAAAACTCGCTATCGTTTGCCTTTTCACAAAAGCTTGCATCGATTGTGATTAAGTAAATTGGAACGAAACCGAACCAATCACGC
This genomic stretch from Acinetobacter oleivorans DR1 harbors:
- the terL gene encoding phage terminase large subunit produces the protein MNSRTNIDPVKTKAKRIKCEKEHLFFTRAFFLPRMGFKFSVNWHHEYIADKIDEVIAGKVKNLVINVPPGSGKTELLTNLISRGVARNPRSRFLYLSFSQSLVEDVSATARNIVKSEDFQSLWPVKISTSTDAKSSWKTTVDGYDAGHVYSASMGGQVTGRRAGTLANEGFTGAIILDDPLKPEDAFSQTARRKANRKILNTVNSRKAKSDTPIILIMQRLHVEDPTNFVMTGNVPGVWEQISIPALIDDEYISKLPEKIQSKIPRNVERDAKGRQSYWPLKESLLSLLQLEKGGEDKDGATVSRYTFASQYMQNPKKLGGDLVKAEWFPRYLDLPVLKWRAIWADTAQKTKEHNDYSVFICAGLGYDNNLYIIDVKRGKWEAPELLKEAKAFINKHKDGNTKIGKLRYMAVEDKASGTGLIQSISKQTTLPIRAIQRSTDKLTRTMDVVFYVEERRVWLPSEAPWLLNYIEEIEGLTADWTHDHDDQWDPTIDAINDSLASKPTVFD
- a CDS encoding DUF2280 domain-containing protein encodes the protein MAALKKEVKLFIVRSLAVFNTPTETAELVNQEYGIKVTKQQCEKYDPTKRAGENLSEELRKDFEKTREMFLGKPEAIPIANLAVRLQRYESQYQKHSRNRVAALSILKQAAEDMGGKYTNKTEITGAGGGPLQSENITYVTATDEQVRQAIDELENEY
- a CDS encoding putative metallopeptidase, which gives rise to MDQIRPFPPTDFIDQADEEEAIRIVPAPDLKNWVVANFLTLGGPLHNPDHDHIAELIHDNEKFLAFAWASTAYTKAKRMVLGQCEKVMFQQGGWKKARQEQQMRDWFGFVPIYLITIDASFCEKANDSEFCALLEHELYHIGVERDSDGEIIYSDHTGLPKHYLAGHDVEEFIGVVKRWGANEKVKRLIEVAKNPPFVSDLDISKCCGNCVIT